Proteins encoded within one genomic window of Alteribacter populi:
- a CDS encoding PadR family transcriptional regulator — MSKANQTKYALLGLLTTKCRTGYAIKQMIDQSLNHFWKISYGQIYPNLKKLVDEDLATVIEATQEGKPDKKEYQITDKGYLALQEWLQQPIRNFNSEKNELLLKLFFSRHQDRQTTIDHLKTYKTMLIERLQTYHSIEQGIYSLDKKEEDAEYWFITLDYGKRSAQACIDWCDATLEKLSLKEQGDEEE; from the coding sequence ATGTCTAAAGCAAACCAAACGAAGTACGCACTTCTTGGACTTCTAACAACTAAGTGTCGAACAGGATATGCGATAAAACAAATGATTGACCAGAGCCTAAACCACTTTTGGAAAATTAGCTATGGTCAAATTTATCCAAACTTAAAGAAACTTGTCGATGAAGATTTAGCTACAGTTATAGAAGCAACACAAGAAGGAAAACCAGATAAAAAAGAATACCAAATCACAGATAAAGGGTATCTTGCTCTCCAAGAATGGCTGCAACAACCGATTAGAAATTTCAACTCAGAAAAAAATGAACTTTTATTAAAACTTTTCTTCAGCCGTCATCAAGATCGTCAAACTACAATTGATCACCTTAAAACTTACAAAACAATGTTAATTGAGCGGCTTCAAACCTATCACTCTATTGAACAAGGCATTTACTCATTAGATAAAAAAGAAGAGGATGCAGAGTACTGGTTCATTACATTGGATTATGGGAAAAGAAGTGCACAAGCTTGTATAGATTGGTGTGACGCTACGTTAGAAAAATTAAGCTTAAAAGAGCAGGGGGACGAAGAGGAATGA
- a CDS encoding DUF4188 domain-containing protein, which yields MKNKVYTGRYHAKTDEDFIVFVIGMRINKWRSVTKWWPVLNAMPPMIKELYSNKDHGFLSLETTVNFRTIKMVQYWRTLEDLLAYAHGAKHLHAWKSFNTKVGNNEAVGIFHETYAMTPEKYESLYANMPVYGLAKAIGIQPVTSNTNSAEDRMYHG from the coding sequence ATGAAGAACAAAGTGTACACAGGACGATATCATGCAAAAACCGATGAAGATTTTATTGTATTTGTTATTGGCATGCGTATAAACAAATGGCGTTCGGTAACGAAATGGTGGCCTGTTCTTAATGCGATGCCACCGATGATTAAAGAATTGTATTCGAACAAAGATCACGGCTTTCTTTCATTAGAAACAACGGTTAACTTCCGTACGATTAAAATGGTTCAATATTGGCGCACCTTAGAAGATCTATTAGCCTATGCACATGGGGCAAAACACCTTCATGCATGGAAATCGTTTAATACGAAGGTGGGAAATAATGAAGCGGTGGGAATCTTTCACGAAACCTATGCAATGACTCCGGAGAAATATGAAAGTTTATATGCAAACATGCCAGTTTATGGTCTTGCAAAAGCCATCGGTATTCAACCTGTTACCTCCAACACAAACTCAGCTGAAGATCGTATGTATCATGGATAA
- a CDS encoding alkaline phosphatase family protein: protein MEKQKVIMVMLDTLMDKALQLALKEETLPALEYFMDHADYYPDVVTPFPAMSVNVEATLLTGEYCDKHHLPALSWYSKQDNRIINYGTHIMELLKMGLSRSVYDVIYRLNNEHLNSDVKTIHEEIHERGKESASINPLVHRGASLNTLTMPPLMRFFLSVDKTVEVRSPSKFVYGSLNKLSPLKKYSHLWNKCGFNNDFSVQEFSHLVKNNEIPAFSFVYLPDHDKNVHKHGPMEIKGIKKMDQQIQTILDSFPTWGDALENNIWILIGDNGQSRITSDRQHASVDLRKVLNPLKITKLRKGVQKDDQIVLGINLRSCYIYSLNIDEVPLTDIVEKLKVDSRIEMIAWKKADWIHVTSGGNEGSLQFKENGNMKDVYNQTWDLAGDYSILDLKVDGNNIEFGEFPDALKRIHSSLYSHKGDFVVTTVKPEHEFIGESTPTHVGGASHGGLHKNDTLIPMIVTGTSTSPDYLRVVDLKDWILSLTNFKV, encoded by the coding sequence ATGGAAAAACAAAAGGTTATTATGGTTATGCTTGATACATTGATGGACAAGGCTTTACAACTTGCACTAAAAGAAGAGACGTTGCCAGCACTCGAGTACTTTATGGATCATGCTGATTATTACCCCGATGTGGTTACACCTTTTCCAGCGATGTCTGTGAATGTTGAAGCTACACTATTAACAGGGGAATATTGCGATAAACATCATCTTCCTGCTCTTTCCTGGTACAGCAAACAAGATAACAGAATCATTAATTACGGGACTCATATAATGGAGTTATTGAAGATGGGGTTATCTAGAAGTGTGTATGATGTCATCTATCGACTAAATAACGAACACTTAAATTCAGACGTGAAAACCATCCATGAAGAGATCCACGAGCGGGGAAAAGAATCAGCCTCTATAAATCCCCTTGTCCATAGGGGAGCTTCTTTAAATACATTAACAATGCCACCCTTAATGCGTTTTTTCTTATCGGTTGATAAAACTGTTGAGGTTCGGTCCCCTTCAAAATTTGTATATGGATCGTTAAACAAACTTAGCCCGCTCAAAAAATATAGTCATCTTTGGAACAAATGTGGTTTTAATAACGATTTTTCTGTGCAAGAATTTTCTCACCTAGTTAAGAATAATGAAATTCCTGCGTTTTCCTTTGTTTATTTACCAGATCATGATAAAAACGTTCATAAACATGGACCTATGGAAATTAAGGGTATTAAAAAGATGGATCAACAAATCCAAACGATCTTAGATTCATTTCCTACTTGGGGAGATGCACTGGAGAACAACATATGGATATTGATTGGGGATAATGGTCAATCGAGAATTACAAGCGATCGTCAGCATGCTTCCGTTGATTTGCGAAAAGTATTGAATCCACTCAAGATTACCAAGCTTAGAAAAGGTGTTCAAAAAGACGACCAAATCGTCTTAGGTATCAATCTTAGATCTTGTTACATTTACTCTTTAAACATAGACGAAGTCCCTTTAACGGACATCGTAGAGAAATTAAAAGTGGACTCCAGAATTGAAATGATAGCTTGGAAAAAAGCTGACTGGATTCATGTTACATCAGGTGGTAATGAAGGATCGCTGCAATTTAAAGAAAACGGTAATATGAAAGATGTTTATAATCAAACATGGGATCTTGCTGGGGATTATTCAATTCTTGATTTAAAGGTTGATGGGAACAATATCGAATTTGGGGAGTTTCCTGATGCTCTAAAAAGGATCCATAGTTCCCTATACTCTCATAAGGGAGACTTTGTAGTAACCACTGTGAAACCTGAGCATGAATTTATTGGAGAAAGCACACCTACTCATGTAGGAGGGGCTAGTCACGGAGGCTTGCATAAAAATGACACGCTTATTCCGATGATTGTGACAGGGACAAGCACATCTCCTGATTACTTACGTGTTGTTGATTTAAAAGATTGGATTCTCAGTCTTACAAATTTTAAGGTATAA
- a CDS encoding MGDG synthase family glycosyltransferase: MNQPFIFSASIGHGHNQAAKALRHEFNNQGFEPEIIDTFHAINPYLHKFMLHSYIHMLKVSPLVWRRIYFYAEKHPLFLLLDRFGTLFVEHLHLMMIQKRCPFMISTHPFVTAFLSRMKHKKQVDIPLYTVITDFVLHPAYVRQEIDGYFTASPQVNEFANLYKVPSNRFFSTGIPITKSDSFKKSRRAARCELNLDPNKKTLLIAGGGRGLTNYVKIIRTLEYLKEPIQILCLIGHNHRSKQSIMKQMSKHKIRAIDFTDQFLLYLKASDAIISKAGGLTMSEALACETPIIVFNPVPGHEEQNAQYLADCGAAVKVNGYYELPSILEHVLYDQGYYEKLQHHARILKKPDAANEIVKRMLMLFEQHKKA, translated from the coding sequence ATGAATCAACCATTTATTTTTTCAGCATCCATTGGACATGGTCATAATCAAGCTGCAAAAGCTCTACGACATGAATTCAATAACCAAGGCTTCGAACCCGAAATTATTGATACTTTTCACGCTATAAACCCATATCTACATAAATTTATGTTACATAGCTATATTCACATGTTAAAAGTGAGTCCTTTAGTGTGGCGTAGAATTTATTTTTACGCAGAAAAGCACCCTTTGTTTCTGTTATTAGACCGCTTCGGAACGCTCTTTGTTGAACATCTCCACTTAATGATGATTCAAAAGCGTTGTCCATTTATGATATCAACTCATCCGTTTGTCACAGCCTTTTTATCCAGAATGAAACATAAAAAACAAGTGGACATCCCATTATATACGGTAATTACTGATTTCGTTTTACACCCAGCTTATGTGAGACAAGAAATTGATGGTTACTTTACAGCCTCACCTCAAGTGAATGAATTTGCCAACCTGTATAAAGTTCCTTCCAATCGATTTTTTTCTACCGGAATCCCAATAACCAAAAGTGATAGCTTTAAAAAATCAAGACGAGCTGCACGGTGTGAATTAAATCTTGACCCAAATAAAAAGACCCTCTTAATCGCTGGAGGTGGCAGGGGATTAACCAATTATGTAAAAATCATCCGCACGTTAGAATATTTAAAGGAGCCTATTCAAATTTTATGTTTGATTGGTCACAATCATCGATCTAAGCAAAGTATTATGAAACAGATGAGCAAACATAAAATACGCGCTATCGATTTTACAGATCAATTTTTATTGTATTTAAAAGCAAGTGACGCCATTATTTCTAAGGCTGGTGGTTTAACGATGTCAGAAGCGCTAGCTTGCGAAACACCGATTATCGTTTTTAACCCTGTTCCCGGCCATGAAGAACAGAATGCACAATATTTAGCAGATTGTGGTGCTGCGGTAAAAGTAAATGGCTATTATGAATTGCCAAGTATTTTAGAGCATGTGTTATATGATCAAGGATATTATGAAAAGCTTCAACATCACGCACGAATACTGAAGAAACCAGATGCAGCCAACGAAATCGTAAAGAGAATGCTGATGTTGTTTGAGCAACATAAAAAGGCTTAG
- a CDS encoding GNAT family N-acetyltransferase: MKIEEIFNHLPTLETDRLTLRKFTIHDAQDMFAYSSDPDVSRYVPWEVHKTIDDSIGFLRYILKQYDEGKLAPWAIVLKARNDGGRYITC, translated from the coding sequence ATGAAGATTGAAGAGATATTTAATCATTTACCAACGCTTGAAACTGATAGACTTACGCTCCGGAAGTTCACAATTCATGACGCACAGGATATGTTTGCTTATTCATCAGACCCTGATGTATCAAGGTATGTCCCGTGGGAAGTTCACAAAACAATAGATGATTCGATTGGATTCTTAAGATATATTTTAAAACAATATGACGAAGGGAAGTTAGCACCTTGGGCAATTGTTTTAAAAGCTCGGAATGACGGTGGAAGGTACATTACGTGCTAA
- a CDS encoding serine hydrolase domain-containing protein, giving the protein MQKQTWISNFEPFADKILDKYKVPGTAIAVSKDGEALYQRGIGYRNLEKKLTVTEDTIFGIASITKSFTAIAIMQLQEAGKLSVEDRVITYLPEFNISRKEQADKITIHHFLTHTSGLPTLPSLYFAMKRSMENDPSVTDKQQARLKEHDPIDHYHHLIAFISELEFDLLGEPGTEFSYSNDAYALLGAIIERVSGLPYDEYVTEYILKPAGMTSSTFDLDRVINSEHVTTIYASKEEEEEKEIYEAENWWDSRAMLAGGFLRSTQKDMMRYTELFLNDGKVGEQRILTPESVKEMTHPHFQFLEGKYYGYGLMITPDYNGGTLVEHGGSLKGVSSHMSIVPEKGLAGIVLTNLVGVPVSPLLLGALNSIQGLTPETPLQTYRDFSVNSNDLIRYIGKYTSGEFAEMEISMESDQLSFTTEGKTYPMRPVGKDLFTMEMNETEVPIRFLFDHHGENDRLFIGVRQLLKENSEEKAESV; this is encoded by the coding sequence ATGCAGAAACAAACGTGGATTTCTAACTTCGAACCATTTGCAGACAAAATTCTTGATAAGTATAAGGTTCCTGGAACGGCCATTGCGGTTTCAAAAGACGGAGAAGCGCTTTATCAACGAGGAATTGGTTATCGTAATCTAGAAAAGAAATTAACGGTAACAGAAGACACCATTTTCGGAATTGCTTCGATCACGAAATCGTTTACCGCAATCGCAATTATGCAGTTACAAGAAGCCGGAAAACTTTCAGTAGAAGATCGAGTGATTACTTACTTGCCAGAATTTAATATTTCAAGAAAAGAGCAAGCGGATAAGATCACTATTCATCATTTTCTTACCCACACTTCTGGATTGCCAACACTTCCAAGTCTTTATTTTGCGATGAAGCGTTCGATGGAGAATGACCCTTCTGTGACTGACAAACAACAGGCAAGATTAAAAGAGCATGATCCAATTGATCATTATCACCACCTCATAGCCTTTATTAGTGAGTTAGAGTTTGACTTACTCGGTGAGCCTGGAACAGAGTTCAGTTATTCTAATGATGCCTACGCATTATTAGGAGCGATCATCGAAAGAGTCAGTGGATTACCTTACGACGAATATGTAACGGAATATATTTTAAAACCTGCAGGTATGACGTCCAGTACCTTTGATTTAGACAGAGTTATAAACTCTGAACACGTAACCACGATATATGCTTCTAAAGAAGAAGAAGAAGAAAAAGAAATTTATGAGGCAGAAAATTGGTGGGATTCACGAGCAATGTTAGCTGGAGGCTTTTTACGTTCCACACAAAAGGATATGATGCGTTATACTGAGCTCTTTTTAAATGATGGCAAAGTAGGAGAACAGAGAATTCTAACACCCGAAAGTGTCAAAGAGATGACGCATCCTCACTTTCAATTTCTAGAAGGTAAATATTATGGCTACGGATTAATGATTACACCTGATTATAATGGAGGCACGTTAGTTGAACATGGTGGCAGCTTAAAAGGAGTCTCTTCGCATATGAGTATTGTCCCTGAAAAAGGCTTAGCAGGTATTGTTTTAACCAATCTAGTTGGGGTGCCGGTATCACCATTATTATTAGGAGCTCTTAATTCTATCCAAGGTTTAACCCCAGAAACACCCCTGCAAACTTATCGCGACTTCAGCGTGAATAGCAACGACCTCATTCGCTACATTGGTAAGTATACTTCAGGAGAGTTTGCAGAAATGGAGATTTCTATGGAAAGTGATCAGCTTTCCTTTACAACTGAAGGGAAGACTTACCCAATGAGACCTGTTGGTAAAGATTTATTTACGATGGAAATGAATGAGACGGAGGTTCCCATACGTTTTTTATTTGATCACCATGGTGAGAATGATCGCCTTTTTATCGGAGTCCGACAATTACTCAAAGAGAATTCAGAAGAAAAAGCGGAAAGTGTATAA
- a CDS encoding M55 family metallopeptidase produces the protein MKVFISADMEGVAGVVHQEHTHRDGREHDRARTLMTEEVNAAVEGALEAGATEILINDSHGTMRNLIPELVHNEADYIIGSPKMLAMMQGIDSSYDAAILLGHHARMGQDGILNHSFSGKVVQNIKVNGVDYGEIGINAAIAGVFGVPAVLVTGCQHAASEVEQLIPSVETAIVKQTVNRYTSRNLTPVKSQALIKQKMIDALNKKDEITPFVIEGPYVVEISYLHAGFADAAEVLPIVEKVDGVTHRFESNDFITAFRYIRSLITLASPV, from the coding sequence ATGAAGGTATTTATTTCAGCGGATATGGAAGGTGTAGCAGGTGTTGTCCATCAGGAGCATACTCATAGAGATGGTCGAGAACACGATCGCGCTCGTACACTTATGACTGAAGAGGTGAATGCAGCTGTTGAAGGGGCATTAGAAGCTGGAGCCACTGAGATCCTGATCAATGATTCTCATGGTACAATGAGAAACTTAATCCCAGAATTGGTACATAATGAGGCAGACTATATCATTGGCTCACCGAAAATGTTAGCAATGATGCAAGGAATAGATTCAAGCTATGACGCGGCAATTTTATTAGGTCATCATGCTAGAATGGGACAAGACGGTATTTTAAATCACTCGTTTAGTGGAAAAGTAGTTCAAAATATTAAAGTCAACGGTGTCGATTACGGAGAAATTGGTATTAATGCTGCAATCGCGGGCGTATTTGGCGTGCCAGCTGTGCTTGTTACCGGTTGTCAGCATGCTGCTAGTGAAGTAGAACAACTCATACCTTCCGTTGAAACAGCTATTGTAAAACAAACAGTGAACCGGTATACATCACGAAACTTAACCCCAGTAAAATCTCAGGCATTAATTAAACAGAAAATGATCGATGCATTGAATAAAAAAGATGAGATTACTCCATTTGTCATCGAAGGACCGTATGTTGTAGAGATTTCTTATCTACATGCCGGTTTCGCAGATGCAGCAGAAGTATTGCCTATTGTTGAAAAAGTTGATGGTGTAACTCATCGTTTTGAATCGAATGACTTTATTACAGCTTTTCGCTATATTCGAAGCTTAATTACTCTAGCATCCCCAGTATAG